From the genome of Luteibacter rhizovicinus DSM 16549:
TCCGCGTGGGGGATCGATGCCCTCGATATGGGGGACGATTGTCTTGCCGCGGTGGCATGGCGCGGAAGTGAGCGCAGGATCCGCGTCTTCACATATGCGCTTTGAACCTTTTCTCATCGAGATGTGTCTGATGTTCTGTGAGTGCGCGTGTGTGTGTGTGAGCCGTGCGCCAGATGGAGTGGGCGCGTTATGCTGGGACGACAGTCATTACGCACGTCGCGATGGCGACGTGCGTTTTTTTATGGATAAACGATGACCCTACTCAGCGTAAACCTGAACAAGATCGCCGTCCTGCGCAACTCGCGCGGCGGCCACGAGCCGGACATCGCGACGGCCGCCAACACCTGTATCGACGCCGGTTGCGGTGGGCTCACCGTCCACCCGCGCCCCGACATGCGCCACGTCACGCCGTCGGATGTTCGTACCCTGGCTGGCTTGTTGCGCGGCCGTGTCGAATACAACATCGAAGGCAATCCGTTTGCCGGTCCGCGCGGTGCCTATCCCGGCCTGATCGAACTGGCGCGCGAGGTGCGGCCGACGCAGGTCACGCTCGTCCCCGACGGCGACGGGCAGATCACCTCCGATCACGGCTTCGACCTGACCAGGGACATCGAGACGCTCAAGCCGGTGGTCGCGGCGTTTCGCGAACTCGGGTGCCGTGTCAGCGTCTTCGTCGACGCCGGCGGCGAGGGTTTTGCCGAGGCTGCCGCGATCGGTGTCCAACGCATCGAGCTTTACACCGGCCCCTATGCTGAAGCTTTCGCGGAAGGCGACGCGCGCAAGGAGCTCGCGTCGTTCGCAGACACCGCGCAGAGAGCGCAGAGGGCAGGCGTGGCGGTCAACGCCGGTCACGACCTGAGCCAGGCGAACCTCGGTACGTTCAAGTCGGCGATTCCCGGCCTGGCTGAGGTATCGATTGGGCACGCGCTGATCAGCGAGGCGCTGTACGAAGGCCTGTCGAAGACCGTCAAGAACTACCTCGACATCCTGTCCTAAGGCGCCGCCTGCCGTTGTAGGAGCCGATTCATCGGCGATCCCGCGGCAGCGGGCCAGGGTGAGGCAAGCACCCGATCGCCGATGAATCGGCTCCCACAGAAAGCAGGGTTTCCGCCCCCCAGTTAGCGGACATAAAAAAACCCCGCCGAAGCGGGGTTTTTCAGTTCTTACCGGACGACCGCCATCAGTTCGAGTTAACGAAACCGATCTTGGTCAGGCCCTGGCCCTTGGCGTCGGAAAGCACGCGTGCCACGACCTCGTACTGAGCCGCGTCATCCGCATCGATCTGCAGTTCCGGCTGGTTCGACTGCTGGGCGATCACCGCGATCTGAGCCTTGAGGCCCAGTTCGTCAACCGGCGTATCGTTCCAATAGAGCGAGCCATCCTGGCGAATCTGCAAACGGACGGGATCCGGCGGATTCTCTGGGTTGACGACGTTCGGATTCGGCTGCGGAAGATCGATCTTGATCTTATGCGACAGCATCGGAGCCGTAATCATGAAGATGATGAGGAGCACCAGCATGACGTCGACGAGCGGCGTCACGTTGA
Proteins encoded in this window:
- a CDS encoding pyridoxine 5'-phosphate synthase → MTLLSVNLNKIAVLRNSRGGHEPDIATAANTCIDAGCGGLTVHPRPDMRHVTPSDVRTLAGLLRGRVEYNIEGNPFAGPRGAYPGLIELAREVRPTQVTLVPDGDGQITSDHGFDLTRDIETLKPVVAAFRELGCRVSVFVDAGGEGFAEAAAIGVQRIELYTGPYAEAFAEGDARKELASFADTAQRAQRAGVAVNAGHDLSQANLGTFKSAIPGLAEVSIGHALISEALYEGLSKTVKNYLDILS
- a CDS encoding ExbD/TolR family protein is translated as MAFSSGNSGGPMADINVTPLVDVMLVLLIIFMITAPMLSHKIKIDLPQPNPNVVNPENPPDPVRLQIRQDGSLYWNDTPVDELGLKAQIAVIAQQSNQPELQIDADDAAQYEVVARVLSDAKGQGLTKIGFVNSN